The genomic stretch TGCATTAAGCTCAACTCTTGCTTCTTCTTCAGAGATCACTTTGTAGTGGTGTTTGCCACCGGGCTCTTCGTCAGCTTCATCAGCCATAGCGACGACTTCTTGCAAAGCATTGCGGTTAACAGTACCCATAAAATACGAATCTGTATGAAAAAGAATGGCGACGGCAATCTCTTTGGCTGATACAGGATTTTCACCGAGGCGAATCAGCATTTTGTGTGCTCGCTCAGCTCCCTTAATCGCATGAATGTCATTTTGTTTATATAAATTATAGTCCCATTGTCCATTGCGGTACCATGTATAGTGACCAATGTCGTGAAGTAAAGCTGCTTTTGTAGCAAGATCGGGATTAACTTCATGCTTAATTGCAAAATGATAAGCGTGTTTGGCCACGGTAATCGCATGAGCCAGTCCAGCGCGTTTTAGGTATTTTCGTGCAAATGGAAGTTGGAAGATATCTGATAAAGTTACGTTTCTCATGTTAATGGCCTCCTAACTTTCTTGAATTTATTTTTCTAAACATCATACCATTTAGAAAAAAATAAATCAATCATAAGCGTTCACGAAAAAGACATGAGAAATTTTACTGGAAGTTCTTTCAAAGCCCGGTTATTCGTCTTATAATAGAGGAGGCAAACTAATAAAGGGGAGAGAAGCTGTGCGTATTTTTAAACTAGGGTTGAAAAGCCTGCTCGCGTCGTTTTTGCTATTTTCTGTGTTCGGACAACCTGCATTTGCAGAAGATGCAAGATCCGCGACAAATCTTAAAGGTTTTGAATTAGAAAACAAAGAATTAACACTTCCAGATCGTCTTCCAAGATTTGTTTACGATTCTGGACTGGATTTTAAGTATCCAGATGCAGTACGAGGTATTTATGTAACGGGAAATTCAGCTGGGGGAAGTCGTTTTAGTAAGCTAACGGAGTTCGTGAATTCAACAGATCTAAATGCAATGGTCATCGATATTAAAGATGATTTTGGAAACCTTACATATGAACCAAAGAAGGACTCGCCACTGGCAGAGTACGAGATTGGGAA from Bacillus sp. Cs-700 encodes the following:
- a CDS encoding HD domain-containing protein — protein: MRNVTLSDIFQLPFARKYLKRAGLAHAITVAKHAYHFAIKHEVNPDLATKAALLHDIGHYTWYRNGQWDYNLYKQNDIHAIKGAERAHKMLIRLGENPVSAKEIAVAILFHTDSYFMGTVNRNALQEVVAMADEADEEPGGKHHYKVISEEEARVELNALDDLIESSLNNQNKWQQSV